The genome window ATGGCAACTCATACTAAAGGTTATACTCCCTCTTTTCTCCGTCTCCTTGATTTCTTTATCCACTTGATTCTACCGTGTTTATGTATATCGTTTTACAGGGATTGCTATTGTGATTATGGGTGTCAGTGGTGCTGGGAAATCGTAAGCATGCTTACCTAGTTTGTTCATTCATGTATTTTGCATCTATGCAACAATCTCAGCAATTATCATACACGTTTGTGCCTGTTTGTTTACAAGAAGCAGGAGCTTCAAAATAGCTCCCGCTATTACCACACACGGTTGAGTAAAAAAGCTAGAAAAACTTATAAAAAGTGAAGAatgttagcttttgtttcacggcTTTTACTTTTGTTCGAAACAgcttaataacttataagtcttaactcatttctcacttctactccacttttttagtttaagaaagaagtcacttcttttaaccTAACCCAAATGGTCTGCACTATAAGCAAAAAGTcgcttttttttaagttaactcAAACGGTCTGCACTCTATTATTCTTAAAGCAAGTTAATTTGAAAAAGAGTCTAGAGTGTAGATTATAAGCTTCTGTGTTTACTAAGGTTATGCATCTGAATTTGACAGGACCATAGGCAAGATGTTAGCAGAAGCCATAAATTGTAGCTTTCTTGATGCTGATGACTACCATTCACAATCAAACAAAGGTGTAGTTTTATAAATCCAAAGAGTTGAGTCATGTACCAATAATCACTCTGCTATTGAAGTTCTTCTTACTCTTTTTAATCTTGGATTTTGGTGTTGTGTTGTAGAAAAGATGAAGAAAGGGATTCCTTTATCAGAAGAAGACCGGATACCATGGCTTGAAACTCTACGAGATTGCCTCAGAACAAGCCTAGTCGGCGGAAAAAGCGTGGTACTCGGGTGTTCTGCGCTGCAAAAGCATTACAGAGATATTTTAAGATCTGCTGATCCAAATTACAGACCAAGTTGCTATGCTTGTGCTGTAAAGTTTATTCTGTTGAATGTTCAGGCT of Daucus carota subsp. sativus chromosome 3, DH1 v3.0, whole genome shotgun sequence contains these proteins:
- the LOC108214363 gene encoding gluconokinase isoform X2; its protein translation is MGVSGAGKSTIGKMLAEAINCSFLDADDYHSQSNKEKMKKGIPLSEEDRIPWLETLRDCLRTSLVGGKSVVLGCSALQKHYRDILRSADPNYRPSCYACAVKFILLNVQADVLAARLEKRAAEGKHFMPLKLLQSQLDLLQIDSSEGIYEVDATQSPETIVKYALALIF
- the LOC108214363 gene encoding gluconokinase isoform X1, which gives rise to MATHTKGIAIVIMGVSGAGKSTIGKMLAEAINCSFLDADDYHSQSNKEKMKKGIPLSEEDRIPWLETLRDCLRTSLVGGKSVVLGCSALQKHYRDILRSADPNYRPSCYACAVKFILLNVQADVLAARLEKRAAEGKHFMPLKLLQSQLDLLQIDSSEGIYEVDATQSPETIVKYALALIF